GAGGTCGGCGAACCGTGCCGTCGCGAAGTCGCGCGCCACGGGGTGACCGTCTTCCAGGGCTGAGGCGACCAGTGTCGAGTAGAGCTGGACGAGCCCGGGAACCTCGCGGTTGGTGCGCGCGGACGCGATCATCCGCTCGACCGGCGTCGCGTCGTCCGGCACGATCTCCTGCCGGTGGGCGGGGGCGTTGCTCTCTTGGTACACGGCGACGAGGAGCTCCTCCAGCGAGCCGAAGTAGTGCGTCAGTGCGGCGTGCGTGACCCCGACCTCGCGGGCGATGGCGCGCAGGCTGGTGCGGTCGGCGCCGCGCTCGGCGAAAACCTCGATGGCGCGGTCGAGGATCTCCTGGCGCCGCGCGATCCCCTTCGCATAGGCGCCGCGCTGGCGAGGGCGCTCATCGTCGTCGGGCATGGTCGGAGTCTAGCGAATGAAAACTTCCGCGTGGAGGTATTTGGTGATAGCGTGCTGACGTCGGGTCGCGCACCCGCCGTCACCGATGACCGAAGGAGCAAGACCGATGACGATTCAGACCTCCCTCCAGCTGTTCACGATCAAGGAGCAGCTGGACGCCGACCTCGAGGGCTCGCTCGCCGCGGTCGCCGCGCGCGGCTTCACCGCCGTCGAGCCGTACGACTTCGTGCGCCGCGCCGCGCCGCTGGCCGACGCGCTCACGGCAGCGGGGCTCACTGCGCCGTCCGGCCACGCCTTCCTCGCCTCGCAGTCGTTCGTCAACCCGGACGGCAGCGGGACCACCGTTCCGGTGCCGTCGCCCGCCGAGGTCTTCGCCGCGGCGAAGGTGCTCGGCATGACGACGGTCATCGACCCGTACACCGAGCCGGCCCGCTGGACCTCGGTCGAGCAGATCGAGGAGACCGCGCGCCTGCTCAACGAGGCCGCCGCCGTCGGAGCCGCGGTCGGCGTGCGCGTGGGCTACCACAACCACGCGCACGAGCTGGAGGCCGTGTTCGACGGCGTCACCGGCCTCGAGGTGCTGGCGGGACTGCTCGACGAGCGCGTCGTGCTCGAGGTCGACCTCTACTGGGTCGCCCGCGGCGGCGTCGATCCCGTCGCCCTCCTCGAGCGTCTGGGCAGCCGCGTGATCGCGGTGCACGCCAAGGACGGCACGCTCGACCCTGCCCTCGCGAATGCCTACCCGCCGGCCGACCAGGTGCCCGCGGGCGAAGGCGCCGTGCCGCTCGTCGAGGCGATCGCCGCGGCATCCGCCCTCGAACTCGCGATCGTCGAGTTCGATCACTACGACGGCGTCCTCTTCGACGCGATCGAGCGCAGCCGCGTCTACCTCGACGAGAAGGTCGCGGGCTGATGGCGGGCGGCACCGGTCCCGTCGGCGTCGGCATCATCGGCGCGGGGAACATCAGCGACCAGTATCTGACCCAGCTCACCACCTTCCCCGACGTGCGCGTCCTCGCGGTCGCGGACGTGATCGAGGAGCGCGCGAAAGCGCAGGCGGAGAAGTACGGGGTGCCGCGCGCCGGCGGCGTCGACGTCGTGCTCGACGACCCGGAGATCGACATCGTCGTGAACCTCACGATCCCCGCGGTGCACGTGGAGGTGTCCGAGGCGATCATCGCCGCCGGCAAGCACGTCTGGACCGAGAAGCCCATCGGCGTGAGCCGTGAGGAGTCCCGTCGGCTGCTCGAGAAGGCGGAGGCCGCGGGCCTCCGGGTGGGCGTCGCGCCGGACACCGTGCTCGGACCGGGAGTGCAGACGGCGAAGCGCGCGATCGCTCGCGGCGACATCGGGCGCCCGCTGTTCGGTCAGACGACCTTCCAGTGGCAGGGCCCGGAGATCTTCCACCCGAACCCGGCGTTCCTCTATGCGAAGGGGGCGGGACCGCTGCTCGACATGGGGCCGTACTACGTCTCCACGCTCGTGCACGTGTTCGGTCCCGTCGCCTCGGTGGCGGCGCTCGGGCTGCAGGGGACGGCGACCAGGCGCGTGCAGGTCGGCGAGCTGGCAGGCCAGGAGTTCCCCGTCGAGATCCCGTCGACGCTGAGCGTGCTCATGGAGTTCGAGCAGGGCGGTCAGGGGCAGAGCATCTACAGCACGGACTCGCCCGCGATCCGTCAGGGGATCGTCGAGATCACCGGCACCGAGGGCACGCTCGTGATCCCCGACCCGAACACGTTCGGCGGAGCGATCTCGATCACCCGCCCGCTCCGGCTCGGGCAGCAGCCGGTCGAGCAGGAGGTCGTCGACGTCGTGCAGGAGGGCGCGCTCGCCGGTCGCGGCGTCGGGCTGCTCGACATGGCGCGCTCGATCGCCGCCGGCCGTCCGCATGTCGCGACGGGGGAGTTCGGCTACCACGTGCTCGACACGCTGCTGTCGATCGAGGAGGCCGCGGAGGGCCGCCGCTTCGTCGCCGTCGAGAGCTCGCTCGACCAGGTCGGCGCGCTCGACGCGGACTTCGACCCCTTCGCCGCCACGCTCTGAGCGCAGGCACAGGGTGGCGGAGGCGCGCTCAGCGCGTCTTCGCCACCACGTAGGCGTCGACGTTCGCGGGTGAGAGCACCTCGCGTGCGACCATGATCGCGGCGCCGAGCACGGCGGCGCGATCGCCGGCCTGGGACTGCACGATCGCCAGATGCTGCGTCGCCAGCGGGATCGAGCGCCGGTAGACGATCTCGCGCACGCCCGCGAGCAGATGCTCACCGGCCCGGGCGATGCTGCCGCCGAGCACGATGATCGACGGATTGAGCAGATTGACGACCGTGGCGAGGACCTCGCCGACGTCGCGTCCGGCCTGACGGGTGGCCTCGATCGCGGCGGCGTTGCCCGTGCGCACGAGGTCGACGACGTCGGACGCGCTCTGCACGTCGTGCCCGTCGTCGCGGAGCGCGACGGCCAGGGCCGACCCGCTGGCGAGGGCCTCCAGATCGCGTTCGTCGCCCGGCTCGCGCGTGGATCCGGCGCCGGTCGGCACCTGGACATGCCCCATGTCTCCGGCAGAACCCTGCGCGCCGCGCTGCAGCTGCCCGCCCGCGATGATGCCCGCCCCGATCCCTGTCGACACCTTGACGAAGATGAGGTCGTCGACCTGCGGCCAGCTCGTGGCCTGCTCGCCGAGGGCGAGGATGTTGACGTCGTTGTCGACGAGCACCGGCACGTCGAAGGTCTGCTGCACGTATCCCGGAACGTCGAAGCGGTCCCACCCTGGCATGATCGGCGGATTGGTCGGTCGGCCCGTGGAGTGCTCCACGGGCCCCGGCACGCCGATGCCGACCCCGAGCAGGGGGAGTCCTGCGGCCGACGGCAGCTCCAGCAGGGCGGTGCCGTCGGTGATGATCGTGTCGAGGAGCGTCTCGGGCCCGTCGCCGATATCGATCGTGCGCGTGCGTGCGTCGAGGATCACGCCCGCGAGGTCGGCCACCGCCACTGTCGCGTGCGTCGCGCCGAGGTCCACGGCGAGCACGAGCCCGGCTCGCGGGTTGAACGCGACACGGGCAGGCGGTCGCCCGCCGGTCGACGCCGCCTCGCCCGCCGGGCGCAGCAGATCGGCGGCGAGGAGGGCGTCCACGCGCAGCGCCACCGTCGAGCGGGCGAGGCCGGTGAGAGCGGCGAGCTCGGCCTTGGTGCGCGCGTGCCCGTCGCGGAGGATCTGGAAGATCTCGCCGGTGCCCGGATTCGTCGCGGGGACGGGGCGCAGAACGTCAACCATTGCGTCAGTAAACCACAGGCTTTCGCCACTCGGGCGATTGACTTCAAATTACGAAACGATGACTTTTGACGAAGGACTAGCAAAAGTAGCGAAGCGTGTGTCAGAATCGCCGACATGACAACGGATGTCACAGACACCGGTCTCGGAACGATCCGAGCCGGCATCCTCGGCGGAGGATTCATGGCCCGCGTGCACCGCACGGCGGCCCGAGACGCCGGAGGCGAGCTCCGCGCCATCGCCACCCGCTCCGCCGCCGGCAGCCGCCATGCCGCCGACGCCCTGGGTGCCGAGCGTGCAGAGGCCGATGCCATCGCACTCCTGGACGCGGCCGACATTGACGTGGTCCACATCTGCACCCCGAACGCGACGCACGCCGAGCTGGCCCTGCGCGCTCTGCAGGCAGGCAAGCACGTGGTCTGCGAGAAGCCCCTCGCGACGACCGCGCACGACGCGAGGACGCTCGCAGACGCCGCGGAGGCCTCCGGGCGCGTGGCCGCCGTGCCCTTCATCTACCGCTACCACCCGATGGTGCGCGAGGCGCGGGCCCGCGTCGCCCGCGGCGACATCGGCGAGCTCCTCACCCTGGACTGCTCCTACCTGCAGGATTGGATGCTGTTCCCCACCGACGACGACTGGCGGGTGCGCTCCTCCTCGGGCGGTGCGTCCCGTGCGTTCGCCGACATCGGCTCGCACCTGTGCGATCTCATCGAGTTCGTGATCGGCGACCGCATCCGCGCGCTGAGCGCCCGCACGCGCCGGGTGTTCCCCGAACGCGCCGGGCACGAGGTCGACACCGAGGACATCGTGGCGGTTCTCGTCGAGACCGTGTCGGGGGCACTCGGAACCCTTCTCATCTCGCAGATGGCCGCCGGGCGGAAGAACGCGCTCACCCTCGAGCTGCACGGGTCCCGGCAGAGCATCCGCTTCGAGCAGGAGCGTCCGGAGGAGCTCTGGATCGGCACGCGCGAGGAGTCGCGGCTGCTGCTGCGCGATCCGGCGGGCTCCGCTCCCGACTCCGCTCGGCTGCAGCGGGTTCCCGCCGGGCACGCGATGGGCTACCAGGACGCGTTCAACGGGTTCGTCGCCGACGTCTACGCCGCGATGGCCGGTGCGCAGCCGGACGGGATGCCGACCTTCGCCGACGGACACCGCTCGGCCGTTCTCACCGAGGCGGTCCTGCAGTCGGCGGCCGACGACGGACGATGGGTGGAGGTGACGGCATGAACGCGACCACGACGCAGCCGGTGCTCGCAGTGAGCGGCATCCGCAAGTCGTTCTTCGGCGTCGAGGTGCTCAAGGGCATCGACTTCGATGTGCGACCGGGAGAGGTGCACGGTCTCGTCGGCGAGAACGGCGCGGGCAAGTCGACTCTGATGAAGATCATCGCCGGCGTGCAGCCCGCCGATGAGGGCGTCGTGGCCTACCGCGGCGAGGAGGTGCGCCACGCGCACCCCCGGCAGGCGATGGATGCCGGCATCGTCACGGTGTTCCAGGAGTTCACGCTGCTGCCCGAGCGGACGGTCGCCCAGAACGTGTATCTCGGACGCGAGCCGCGTCGCGCCGGGTTCGTCGACCGGAAGGCGATGATCAGCAGCACGGCAGGGCTCCTCGCCGACCTCGGCGTCTCCTTCATCGATCCGCAGGCGCGCGTGGGCTCGCTGACCGTGGCGGAGCAGCAGATCGTCGAGATCGTGAAGGCGCTGTCGTTCGATGCGCAGGTGATCTCGATGGACGAGCCGACCGCCGCACTCAGCGACCGCGAGGTCGAGCTCCTGTACGCGATCATCCGCCGTCTCACCTCCCGCGGCGTCGCCGTGATCTACGTCTCGCACCGGTTGAAGGAGATCTTCGACCTCTGCGACCGCATCACGATCCTCAAGGACGGCTCCCTCGTCTCCACCGACGAGACGGCCGCTCTCACGACGGACGAGCTCGTGCGGCGCATGGTCGGACGCTCGATCCAGTCCTACTTCCCGGATGCCGTCGAGGGCACGACCGTGGGCGAGCCGCGCATCGAGCTCGAGGAGTGCGGCAACGCCTACGTCGACGGGGTGTCGCTGACGCTCCGTGCAGGCGAGATCGTCGGCATCGCCGGCCTGCAGGGCTCGGGGCGCACCGAACTGGTCGAGGGGATCTTCGGCATCCAGGCCTTCACCCGTGGCTCGATGAGGATCGACGGCTCACCGGTGCGCATCAGCAGCGCCCGGTCCGCCGTCCGCGCCGGGCTCGCCCTCGTGTCGGAGGACCGCAAGGCGCAGGGTCTCGCGCTCGGCCAGTCTGTGCTGGACAACGCCCTGCTGGTCGTGCGGAGCGTGTTCCCCGGTCGCACGTCGGCGTCGCGTCGCGAGGTGCCCGGAGTGCTCAGCTCGCTCGAGATCAGCTCGCGGGGACTCGACCAGGAGGCGCGCTTCCTCTCCGGAGGCAATCAGCAGAAGGTCGTCCTGGCGAAGTGGCTGCTCACACGGCCCCAGATCGTGCTGTTCGACGAGCCGACCAGGGGCATCGACGTCGGCGCGAAGTACGCCGTGTACCAGCTCATGCGAGAGCTGGCGGCGCAGGGCACAGCGGTGCTCATGGTCTCGAGCGAGCTGCCGGAGGTGATCGGCATGAGCGACCGCATCCTCGTCATGCACGACGGCGAGCTCGTGGCGGAGCTGCCCGCAGGGTCGGCGGAGCACGAGATCCTCGGCGCCGCGACCGGTGCGGGGGATCCCCGGACCTCGACGGACGGAGGTGCGCGATGAAGCGCATCCGGATCGACTCCACAGTCATCGTCCTCGGCATCCTGATCCTCGCCCTCATCGTCGGGGCGATCCTCATCGGGACCGTCGGACGCAACTTCCTCAGCCCCGGCAACATCCGGGACATCCTCACCGGCATGAGCGTGCTCGGCCTCGTCGCGATCGGGCAGACGCTCGTGGTCCTCGGCGCCTCGCTCGACCTGTCGGTCACCTACGTGATCAGTCTCGCCAGCCTGCTGGGGGCGACGATCATGAACGGCAGTCCGGGCAACATCCCGGCGGCCGTGGCGATCACGCTGCTCGTCTGCGCCGGGATCGGCCTCGTCAACGGACTCATCGTCACGGTGCTCAAGGTGAACGGCTTCATCGCGACGCTCGGTGTCGGGCTCATCCTGCAGGGCATCCTCAACACGAACTTCGAGGGATCGGCGGGAGCCGTGCCGTGGGAGTTCCAGCTGATCGGCGCGACCGGCGTCGGACCGGTGCCCGTGTCGACCATCATCATGATCGCGCTGGCCATGCTGGTCTGGTTCCTTCTGGACCGCACCCGCACCGGTGCGCATCTCTATGCCGTGGGCGGCGACCCCGAGATCGCTCGCCTGTCGGGTGTCCGCACGCGGCCGCCGCTCATCGCCGCGCATGTGCTGTGCTCGGTGTTCGCCGGCCTCGCCGGCCTCCTGCTCGCCAGCCGCCTCGGCGTCGGCAGCCCGACGGTCGGGCAGCAGGGCGGCTACGCGCTGCTCTCGATCGCCGCGGTGGTCCTCGGCGGCACGCTCCTCCTCGGCGGACGCGGATCGATCTGGGGCACGGTCGGCGGCGTCGCCATCCTGGCGGTCGTCGACAACGTGATGAGCGTGATGCAGGTCAACCCGTTCCTCAAGGACGTCGTGCGCGGCGTCGTCATCGTGGCGGCCGTCGCCGTCTACAGCCGCCGCGCCATCGTGCGCCGCCGGCCGCGATTCGGCACCGGCGGCACCCGCACCGGCGGCGACGACGCGGCCAAGGCGGCCGAAGACGAGATGGCGGCGGCCGCATCGCAGCTCGCCGATACGACTCCCGCAGCGGAAGGAGGACGCGCATGAACGTCCTGCGCTCGCTCATCAGCCCCCGAGGCGCCGTGTTCCTGCTCCTCGTGCTGCTGCTGGTCGCCGTCATGATCCTCAACCCGAGCTTCGCGGAGCCGGGCCAGCTGATGCGATTCATCCAGCGGGTGGCTCCCATCGCGATCGTCGCGATCGGGCAGTACTTCGTGATCATCGCCGGGGAGTTCGACCTCTCGCAGGGGTCGCTCATCACCGCGCAGGTGATCGTCGCCGGCAACCTGGTGGGCCAGGACGATTCGCGCACGGTCCCGGTGCTCCTGCTCATGGTGGTCTTCGGCATCGCCGTCGGGCTCGTGAACGGCCTGATCACGACGCTGCTCAAGGTGCCGTCGTTCATCGTGACGCTGGGCATGATGCTCGCGCTCCTCGGCGGGGTCATGTGGTGGACCGGGGGAGCGGCGACCGGGAACCCGGCCGACAGCTTCCGCGAGATCGGCCGCGGCGGGATCCGCGACGTGCCGTTCCTGGAGTTCATCCCGTGGGCTGTGCTGATCCTCATCGCCTGGCTCGCGCTGGGCATCTGGATCACGAAGATGCCCCTCGGCAAGTCCCTCATCGCGGTGGGCGACAACGCCGGCGCGGTCGACTACGCCGGCGGGCGCCGCGCCTGGGTCACCACACGGGCGTTCGTCATCTCCTCGCTGTCCGCGTCGCTCTCGGCTGTGCTGCTCGTCGGCTACGCCGGTGTGCACCCCTCGGTGGGCCGCGGCTACGAGTTCATCGCCATCACGGCCGTCGTGCTCGGCGGCGTCGTGCTCGGCGGCGGTCGCGGCTGGATCGTCGCCGCCGCGGCCGGGGCGTTCGCGCTCGAAGCGCTCTTCATGCTCCTCAACATCGCGGGGGTCCCGTCGACGCTCCGCGACGCCGTGCAGGGCGTCATCATCATCGCCGCCGTCGCCTACTCCGCCGTCGCCTTCCGCGCCCGGCGCCGGCGCGGCCCACAGGCTTCCCCCGACCTCACGACCGCAGAATCCGTATCAACCAGCACCATCCACACAGAGAAGATCAGAGGAGATTAGCAATGCGACGATCAATGAGGATCGCCACCGCAGGGGTGGCTCTCTTCGGACTCATCGCGCTCGCCGGGTGCACGACCGACCCGTCCGTCGCGCCGGCCGAGTCCGACAGTCCCGAGGAGTCGGCGGAGACGACCGAATGGTTCGATCAGGAGCTGTTCGACAAGCAGAACGAGGAGCGAGGTGTCGAGCCGCAGGGGCCGGCCGAGGAGCCGTACCTTCAGCACATCAACGCGGAGATGGTCGACACGGCCGAGTTCGCGAGCGAAGGCGCCAAGAAGGCCTGTTTCGCGAACGCCTCGATCTCCAACCCGTGGCGTCAGACGGGCTGGATCACCATGAACGAGCAGCTGAAGGCGCTGCAGGCCGACGGCGCGATCAGCGCGATGGAGACGCGCGACGCGCAGGACTCCGATGACACGCAGATCGCCGACATCGACTACTTCATCGCCGAGGGCAACTGCGATGTGTTCCTCATCTCGCCGAACAGCACGGCGGCGATGACCCCGGCCGTCGAGCGGGCGTGCGAGACGGGCAAGCCCGTGATCGTGTTCGACCGCGGTGTGAACACCGACTGCTACGTGTCGTTCATCCACCCGATCGGCGGCTTCGCCTGGGGCATCGACACGGCCGAGTTCCTGATCGACAACCTCGAGAAGGGCGACAAGGTCGTGGCGCTTCGCATCCTGCCGGGCGTCGACGTGCTGGAGCACCGCTGGGCCGCTGCCGAGAAGCTCTTCGACGAGGCGGGCATCGAGGCCGTGGACTACTTCACGGGCGCTGATCCCGCCGAGATCAAGAGCATCATCTCGGACGAACTGGCCAAGGGCGACGTGCAGGGCATCTGGATGGATGCCGGTGACGGCGCCGTCGCCGCCATCGAGGCGTTCGAGGACGCCGGAGCGGACTATCCGGTCATGACCGGCGAGGACGAGATGAGCTTCCTCCGCAAGTGGAAGGACACCGGTCTCACCGGTCTCGCGCCGGTGTACTCCAACTTCCAGTGGCGCACGCCGCTCCTCGCGGCGCAGAAGATCTTCGCCGGCGAAGAGGTGCCGAAGGAGTGGGTGCTTCCGCAGAAGCCGATCACGGAGGGCGAGCTCGACCAGTACCTCGAGGCGAACGAGGGCATGCCCGACGGTCACTACGCCAAGTTCGGCGGGGAGAACCTCCCGGGGTACCCCACCGTGTGGCAGGAACGGCAGATCCCGTAACCTGACGGGACGAGTGCGGGCGTTTCGTCTCGCTTCGCTCGCTCAACGACCGAAGCCCGGTCGTTGAGCGACGAGACGAAACGCCCGCCGGCATGATTCGAAGGAGAAGGATGCCCCGCACGATCGCCGTCAACACGTGGGTGTGGACGTCGCCGCTCACGGACGCGACCCTCGAGCCGCTCGCCCGGAAGGCCTCCGGACTCGGCTACGACGCCCTGGAGCTGCCCCTCGAGAACGTGGGGGACTGGGATCCGGTGCGCGTGCGCGAGACCCTCGACCGATTCGGTCTCGGCGCGATCGTGGTCGGGGCGATGGGACCGGGGCGGTCGCTGATCGCCCGCGTCGGTGATGTGGCCGCCACGCAGGACTATCTGCGGGCCTGCATCGCCGCCGCGCGCGAGCTCGGCGCGGATGCCGTCGCCGGCCCGTTCTACGCCCCGACCGGTGTCACCTGGCGCATGGACGTCGACGAGCGCACCGCGGTCGTCCGCGAGCTGCGGGAGAACCTCGCACCGATCGCCGCCGAGGCCGCGGCTCTCGGGATCACCCTGGCCGTCGAGCCCCTCAACCGCTACGAGACGAGCGTGATCAACACGGTCGAGCAGGGGCTCGACGCACTGGCCCCGCTGCTCGGCGCCGGAGTCGGACTCGCTCTGGACACGTACCATCTCAACATCGAGGAGAAGAAGCCCGCAGAGGCGATCCGTGCCGCGGGAGCGGCGATCGCGCACGTGCAGGTGTGCGGCAGCGATCGCGGCGCCGTCGGCGACGACCACACCGACTGGCCCGAGATCCTGCGGGCGCTGGACGACGCGGGCTACCGGGGTCCGCTGGGACTGGAGAGCTTCACCGGCGAGAACGCCACGATCGCCGTCGCCGCGTCGGTGTGGCGCCCGCTCGCGGCGAGCCAGGACGAACTGGCCGCCCGCAGCATCGCGGCACTCCGAGCATTGGAGCATTCATGAGCACCCACCCCGTCACCCTGTTCACCGGTCAGTGGGCGGATCTGCCGTTCGAGGAGGTCGCCCGTCTCGCGTCCGAGTGGGGCTACGACGGGCTCGAGGTCGCCGCATCCGGCGACCATCTCGACCTGCGGCGCGCGGACGAGGACGACGCGTACGCGGCTTCCCGTCTCGAGGTCCTCGATCGGCACGGGCTGAAGATCTTCGCGATCTCGAACCATCTCACCGGTCAGGCGGTGTGCGACGCCCCGATCGACTTCCGGCACAAGGCGATCCTCCGCGACCACGTCTGGGGGGACGGTGACGCGGAGGGGGTCCGGCAGCGTGCGGCGGAGGACATGAAGCGCGCGGCGCGTGTGGCCCGCAAGCTCGACATCGACACGGTCGTCGGGTTCACCGGTTCGTCGATCTGGCCGTACGTGGCGATGTTCCCGCCGGTGCCGGCATCCGTCATCGAGGGCGGCTTCGAGGACTTCGCGGCCCGCTGGAACCCGATCCTCGACGTCTTCGACGGCGAGGGCGTGCGTTTCGCGCACGAGGTGCATCCGGGGGAGATCGCGTACGACTACTGGTCGTCGGTGCGGGCGCTCGAGGCGATCGATCACCGGAAGGCGTTCGGGTTCAACTGGGATCCCTCGCACATGATGTGGCAGAACATCGACCCGGTCGGGTTCATCGTCGACTTCGCCGACCGCATCTACCACGTGGACTGCAAGGACACCCGGATGCGCCCGCACAACGGCCGTGCCGGCGTGCTCGGCTCGCATCTGCCGTGGGGCGATCCCCGCCGCGGGTGGGATTTCGTCTCGACCGGCCACGGCGACGTGCCCTGGGAGGACTCGTTCCGCGCCCTCGACGCGGTCGGCTA
This genomic interval from Microbacterium sp. LWH11-1.2 contains the following:
- a CDS encoding sugar phosphate isomerase/epimerase family protein; the protein is MSTHPVTLFTGQWADLPFEEVARLASEWGYDGLEVAASGDHLDLRRADEDDAYAASRLEVLDRHGLKIFAISNHLTGQAVCDAPIDFRHKAILRDHVWGDGDAEGVRQRAAEDMKRAARVARKLDIDTVVGFTGSSIWPYVAMFPPVPASVIEGGFEDFAARWNPILDVFDGEGVRFAHEVHPGEIAYDYWSSVRALEAIDHRKAFGFNWDPSHMMWQNIDPVGFIVDFADRIYHVDCKDTRMRPHNGRAGVLGSHLPWGDPRRGWDFVSTGHGDVPWEDSFRALDAVGYTGPISIEWEDAGMDRLHGAPEALAYVRSLLWPKPEASFDAAFSNQ